A single region of the Actinoplanes sp. SE50/110 genome encodes:
- a CDS encoding extracellular solute-binding protein, giving the protein MTDLYSRRSFIAGVLTAGMLSTAAGYLFTRRVPVTLTLVTGTDDTGGRTLLIKLWNTFHPDVTVEVVPVGNSTQDQYEKFVSTKADIYNLDIIHIPRFSGSGRITPIDAPDGITLLPPVRRTCEIEGSTRLWAVPFNTDVGMLYRRIAAKGARDLEPGLDAVIAGTRLFTGQLSTEGTFTDEAFVVNVLEQALAQDPTILDDRGTVSFNLGQWQKALAPLAAAIYSRRVVVTAGETQTNEAFQRQGLRYMRNWPVYFPAIDRAEREKPGTAAIRLGALPIGILGGQALAVAEDTRHRAEAEAVIQFLTGMPAQKLLATYGFAPTSVEAYNDPELAATVPHLGKVRSAVERAHPRPMSAGYAAFSGIVRQHVYNYLYNRIQLGENFVQSMQEALR; this is encoded by the coding sequence ATGACGGACCTGTACTCGCGGCGGTCGTTCATCGCCGGGGTGCTCACCGCCGGGATGCTCTCCACCGCCGCCGGCTACCTGTTCACCCGCCGCGTCCCGGTGACCCTCACCCTGGTCACCGGCACCGACGACACCGGCGGGCGCACCCTGCTGATCAAGCTGTGGAACACGTTCCATCCGGACGTGACCGTCGAGGTGGTCCCGGTCGGCAACTCCACACAGGACCAGTACGAGAAGTTCGTCAGCACCAAGGCGGACATCTACAACCTCGACATCATCCACATCCCGCGGTTCTCCGGTAGCGGCCGGATCACGCCGATCGACGCGCCGGACGGCATCACCCTGCTGCCGCCGGTGCGCCGTACCTGCGAGATCGAGGGCTCGACCCGGCTCTGGGCGGTCCCGTTCAACACCGACGTGGGCATGCTCTACCGCCGGATCGCCGCGAAGGGCGCCCGGGACCTGGAACCCGGTCTGGACGCGGTGATCGCCGGCACCCGGCTGTTCACCGGCCAGCTCAGCACCGAGGGCACGTTCACCGACGAGGCGTTCGTGGTCAACGTGCTGGAGCAGGCCCTCGCCCAGGATCCGACGATCCTCGACGACCGGGGCACGGTCTCGTTCAACCTGGGCCAGTGGCAGAAGGCGCTCGCCCCGCTCGCCGCCGCGATCTACAGCCGGCGGGTCGTGGTCACGGCCGGCGAGACGCAGACCAACGAGGCGTTCCAGCGGCAGGGCCTGCGGTACATGCGGAACTGGCCGGTCTACTTCCCGGCGATCGACCGCGCCGAACGGGAGAAGCCCGGCACCGCGGCGATCCGCCTCGGCGCGCTGCCGATCGGCATCCTGGGTGGCCAGGCCCTCGCGGTCGCCGAGGACACCCGCCACCGGGCCGAGGCCGAAGCGGTGATCCAGTTCCTGACCGGCATGCCCGCGCAGAAGTTGCTGGCCACCTACGGTTTCGCGCCCACCTCGGTGGAGGCGTACAACGACCCGGAACTGGCCGCCACGGTCCCGCACCTGGGGAAGGTCCGCTCAGCGGTGGAACGGGCCCACCCGCGCCCGATGAGCGCCGGTTACGCGGCCTTCTCCGGCATCGTCCGCCAGCACGTCTACAACTACCTCTACAACCGGATCCAGCTCGGCGAGAACTTCGTCCAGAGCATGCAGGAGGCCCTGCGATGA
- a CDS encoding protein-tyrosine phosphatase family protein: MSGTTGWDQDAAGVLRLPSGRLVRGRGLRRAMPTGHPPQFGVYLLGSPPPEFGWTTRWIRWPDFWLPSDRSEARATLREALDRAAGERVEVACFGGVGRTGTALACLAVLDGVPATEAVAYVRAHYHHQAVETPWQRRFVARFATVAPRP; encoded by the coding sequence ATGAGCGGGACGACCGGCTGGGACCAGGACGCCGCCGGCGTGCTGCGGCTGCCCTCCGGCCGGCTGGTCCGCGGCCGTGGCCTGCGCCGGGCGATGCCCACCGGCCATCCCCCGCAGTTCGGCGTCTACCTGCTCGGCTCCCCGCCTCCCGAGTTCGGCTGGACCACCCGCTGGATCCGCTGGCCCGACTTCTGGCTGCCCAGCGACCGGTCCGAGGCCCGCGCCACGCTGCGGGAGGCGCTGGACCGGGCTGCCGGCGAACGCGTCGAGGTCGCCTGCTTCGGCGGCGTCGGCCGCACCGGCACCGCGCTGGCCTGCCTCGCCGTCCTCGACGGCGTGCCGGCCACCGAGGCCGTCGCCTACGTCCGCGCCCACTACCACCACCAGGCCGTCGAGACCCCCTGGCAGCGCCGCTTCGTCGCCCGCTTCGCCACGGTCGCACCCCGGCCCTAG